The sequence AAGAATGGTTATAGCTTCGAAAGACCTTCAAAAAAAACGATGGTTTTATCGTGTTCTCATATGAGATAGGAAAAATAGAAATAAGCCTATTGTCCATAGTATAGAATATCTCTTGACCATTTAATAATTTATCAATCTCATTATTTGTAAGTAATTGTTCATAATCATCATCCTGACTATTGAAGCTATTGAACATAATTCTATTATTTTGATCATACAATATTAGGCTCATATTGCTTATTTTGCCGGTCAACTGCAATAATTCAGCGCGGAATTTTACTAATTGGTTTATATAATCAAGATTTTTATATTCAACATGGTGTTTTTCCATGAGCAAATAGTGATATTTTTTGAATATGCTATTTTCAAGTGCAGTCTTTAAGTTTATATTTGAGGAACGGTAAGAAGAAAGCAAGTTGCTTTTTAGCGAATAGTTACAGTATATAACGCTAGATAAAAGTATCAAAATTGACAAAAGTAACAAGGCGATTCTTACGTGTCCGTCTTTTTTTATTACAGAAAATATCGATTTACTTGGCTTATACATATCCTTCTCATTGTAAAACAGCTGTTTTTATGTTATTAACAATAAAGTTTAATATATCATATTTTTATGACGATTTCTCCTAACTTACCAGTTTATTCTCCTATTAACATAGATTTTTCTTATGGCGAAGGTGTATATTTGTACGATGTTGATGGTAAGCGCTACATAGATTTTCATTCTGGAATAGCTGTTAATAGTTTAGGTCACGCTAATCCACAACTAATTAGCGCTCTTAAAACGCAGGGAGAAAAGTTGTGGCATATATCAAACACCTATAATATACCAACTGCTAATCACTTTGCAAAAAGGTTAATAACTAACAGTTTTGCTGACACAGTATTTTTTACAAACTCTGGATCAGAAGCTGTAGAGTCTGGGATAAAAATTGCTAGGGCCTATCAAAACGGAAAAGGGAACAAAAATCGTCACAGAATTTTGACATTTCATGGTGCATTTCATGGAAGAACTTTTTTAACTTGTGCGGCAAATGACAAACGAAATTTTTCCGAATTGCTTAACCCTTATATTGATTGGTGTGATAACGTTGAACCCAATATTGAAAGCGTGAAAAAAGCAATTTCAAATGGTATAGGTGTTATATTAATAGAGCCAATACAAGGGCAAGGTGGCGTTAAAGTAATGGACAAAACCTTTCTAAAGGGATTAAGGGAATTATGCGACGAAAATGACATATTGTTATTTTTCGATTGCGTACAATGTGGTGCTGGTAGAACAGGAAAATTATTTGCGTATGAGAATATAGGAGTGAAGCCTGACATGTGCGCTCTTGCGAAAGGAATCGGAGGTGGCTTTCCACTTGGGGTTTGCCTTGCAACTGAAAGAGCAGCTCAGTACATGGCGGTTGGCATGCACGGCTCTACTTTTGGTGGCAATCCGCTTGCAACATCAGTTGGCAATGCTGTCCTTGATGAATTGCTTAAGGCCGATTTTTTAGAAAACATTGAAGCTAGAGGTAAGTACTTAAAAAGCAA is a genomic window of Wolbachia endosymbiont of Folsomia candida containing:
- a CDS encoding aspartate aminotransferase family protein, translating into MTISPNLPVYSPINIDFSYGEGVYLYDVDGKRYIDFHSGIAVNSLGHANPQLISALKTQGEKLWHISNTYNIPTANHFAKRLITNSFADTVFFTNSGSEAVESGIKIARAYQNGKGNKNRHRILTFHGAFHGRTFLTCAANDKRNFSELLNPYIDWCDNVEPNIESVKKAISNGIGVILIEPIQGQGGVKVMDKTFLKGLRELCDENDILLFFDCVQCGAGRTGKLFAYENIGVKPDMCALAKGIGGGFPLGVCLATERAAQYMAVGMHGSTFGGNPLATSVGNAVLDELLKADFLENIEARGKYLKSKLEDLARKFSIIEEVRGIGLMLGMKVKTDNKKFADELSHRGLLTVGVTSDNVVRILPPLIITEKEIDAGVEILSKYLSEKFSG